tCAATGGTtattcaatatcaaataaaactataaaataaaatttatatttatatattgaacagtAAAAGAATTGAGATTGAGTGAATAAAAAgctgaattaaaattaaaaataagatgtaAAATTGCATCTAATAAAAAAGCTTTTGATAAAGGAGGAAGGAATATTAAGGGTCCCAGGGGTGCTACTTTATGGTAGGAACCCCTTTTATGATTGATAGGCATATGCCCCACTATCACATTGCATGTCTGCTGCCATCTCTCTCCTAAAATTAAACATCATTCTGCTCCCTTCTCTGCATCTCTTTCCTTCTATTTATCctatgtctttattttatttaaatgaagatagttttttaataatattaactaaaatattgtcaacaataattttaattattgttttttataaaattcaaatttgtgGTAAGTATATCTTATTTAAAACTAACATGTATTAATTAAGTCTAATGCTCAAACTTATTTGGCTTCTTATAACATTTGATGTCTTTACTTAATGGGTTATCATATTTAGTACCtctatataataaatacaagtatgtatataaagtattttaattactgaccaaatttattaatgatctatttttgttggtaaaatttattaataatacaaattccaatttttatgaaaagttCTGTTTATAATATCTATTGATAACTatataacttattataaaaaaaaattatagatttaatAGCTAATTTTGTCCTcagtttcgttgacaaatctcaatttagtccctcgttttaaaagtgattgaaatgagttttattttcaaaattgtgaaTCAAATTAGTCCATTCTGTCAAACAGAAACAACTTTAAGGGCTtggttataaaataatatctcttatgcTAAAATTAAACCCTTAAGACCATTTGATTCTGTTTAAAAAAGAGActaatttgattcaaaattttgaaaatgaggactcatttcaaacacttttaaaacgagagactaaattaagatttattAACGAAACTGAggacaaaattaactattaagccaaaattataaatagaattgaagaaataacaaatttttcatcCAAATATCGTGTTCGGTGTCTTAGAATTTAAGAGGATGAGTaagaattaaaagagaaaaaaagaacaagaagatgagaaagaaaaagagaaggaggaGGCAAAGATGTCGGAGGTGTAACAGTAGCATGATGacgatattttttaaaatctattgatAAATTCATTTGTCTATACATTTTTTCATTGTactatttcattaaataatatattaaatcatttatgtgacacacatttaattatttttatttaatttttaatatttttatttgttacttTAGTTTTATTGTGTATAATGCTGTTCTAATTATACTTCATGAGTAAAAGAAcggatataaaaataaatttttagtttaaaaataaaattaaaataataaaactcgtcCAAACTATTTTTTCCATccctaataaaaataataatatttcttatatttaaataacaagaTACTTCTAATTTTGTTCACGATAACGTGAAATTGTGGAGGTCACAAATATTAAGCATCAATTAATTGtactaaattttacaaattccATAATCTTCTTATGATCCTTTATATACGTAGCAAAAATTTGTACTTTTGGTTTTacgaaaaaatattttaagaaaaatattaggaCAGTAATAAAATTGGATGTAGTTAAaagatttatcttttttattgttaaaaaactTCAATTACAAAATACTTGTAGTTTTAATTGTacaaaaagttttaaagaaCTAATGTtctaacttttaataaaatattcttattttctcAATATGTAATCAAgccaaatattttattaaaaaatgtatttatagaaTCTGTAGGATTATTTTAGTAAAGGTCATTTCagaaaggtttaatcattcccTTGGTTCCTATTTTCGCGTGAAATATCAATTTAGtctctttctttctaaaaatctcaattggatcccaaatttatcaaaattggaCCAATTATGTCCTTTCCGTTAATTTGTATGTAACGGTATTAGTGATCATATTACGTGGCTGAATGAGGTTTAACAGATTAAGACACgtggataattgaattttttaatgaattataaaacaaaattaaataaaacgaAAAGGAAAGTTAGAAACACATAATCGATttagaaatcatattttatctAATTAGGGATTAGAATTGTTATGAgtttcaacaaaacaaaatcatggATAACCAAATAGAAATTctaattgttaaagaaaaataagaaattcccTGACCAGCCCTGGCTCCAGAAGCTGCTGCAGCTCTTATGAGACCTTGCTTCTTAACGATGAAACTTGCCCCAATGAACCCACTTGACACCAAAGCCAGTATGAGACCTTTCAGATTTTCCTTGGACACACCCATCACGAAAAATCTTGGTTCTCTTCAGATTTTGAATCTCTTCTTCGTCTTCGTTCGTCTTCTCCTTCTCTTCATGGATGAGACACGAGACAAACACGGTTCCTCAGATCATCATCATTACCTATTGTGGCATGGAAGGAAAAGATAGAGTGTGAACAACCACAAACTTATTATCCTACACCGCCGTGAGGAGCAAAAAGGACCACCATTGCTACATCTTCCTCGACTACCACCAGAGACCACATTACTGCTTTGCTTCCGCCACCCACTGCATGACGAAGACGAATAGAGATGCATCTTCAAGCCCAAGTTGGATTAAAACCTAAACCCCCAAATTGATACCCAATTTCTGAAATGGATGAACCCTAGAGGAACTTAGAATAATCCCAATCccaatttttgaaatatgataCCCCAAATTGTTACCCCAATCGCAACACAGCTTCTTCCGTCTCAATTGGGTCGGATCTGAGTATctgaaatagaagaagaaaggttaagaatgaagaaataatgaaagaaagattacaggGTCTTGAAGCACGGGCTTGGTGTCGTCCTTTGTTGGCTTGAAAGGAGGTTTTGGTTTGGGTGAATTGCTCTTGTTATTTGGTTTGGTTGAAGATTNTGAATTATTGTTCATGGGTTTCTTGTGGTGTCTCAGACACTGCACTGTTAAGGTTTTGTTGCATAATCCCTATTTCCATAAAATATGATTCCTACGATTTTgtgtttataacttttattttcgttttatttaattttgctttataatttattaaaaattcaattatccacGTACGTCAAACCTCATTCAGTCACACTGACTACAAAGTACCACGTAATATGATCACTAACGTCGTTACATACAAATTAACGGAAAGGACACAATTGGttcaattttgataaatttggaATCTAATTGAGTTTTTTAGAAAGAAATGGACTAAATTGATATTCCacgcaaaaatagggaccaagtgaatgattaaacctttcaGAAAATAGCAATAAACCTAAACTACATTTGGAATTTGGACTCGAACAGTGAATGAGATTGGATATTGAAAAACAACTTCTCAAAGGCCACAAATTCCAACATGAGTACAAAATACACCCCACATTTTTACTTTATACACTTCCCTTTGTTGCATGTTAAACGACAAAAGCCTGTTCCAATCGTAGATGTTTTGGACCATAAAAATTAGACTAAAAGTAGATACGTGTGCTTAGAAACAAACAGGGTGTTATTAACAAAGCCTTGTagtgaataaattaaaatcattgtAAATATTGATATAAGATAACATTTTTGTCATAAAAATTCGTAATAAATCATCTTCATTATATATTTCCATCTTCACAAGTCaacatgaaaaataacaatagaataaaagcatataaataataaaggattaaaaaacaaaacacatgaaaaattaaacttGATTCAACTACAATATTAACAAATGCTAACTAATAAATTCACCGTGAAATGAGTTATTTTTCTCATACAGAAATACAGAAAAACTTTGGAGATTACATGTAAATATCTCACTTTCACATAATTTAGTAGCGCCTCACATTTAATAGCCACTGACattcacatttttaaaataaggtgtttatatatatagactGCAGACACTCCACTGAGGTAAACTTTAGTATCAGCATCTACTATAATCCTTACGTTAAAATCGTAATTATTTATCCTAggagttttgtttcttttgatgtATCACACCCTGAAAGTTGCAACAGAAGAGGCAAAGGAGAGACATGAGATCTATGATGGAGCACTAAGATACGAGGCAAGTAGTAAGATGTCACTCAAAAACTCCAACAGATTCTTCAAAAATCAATCCAGGACTACAAGTGATTAAAACACCTAATTGTTTTTCATTGAAATTGAAAGTCAAGGATGAGAGGTAAAAGATGAAGATCTTGGTAATAAGAGAATTTGTTGCGAAAGAACAcgatcaataattaattttcttctgatatcatattatgagaaaagaaatgatgaaaattgtgtatcttatttcataataaagaGAGAGTACCATTGATATATATTActgtttaaaacaatataaaaatgaaatataaatataaaaacataatataaatatatcaacataaatattcatatataaacgaaaaataaattaaatccaatagaATATTCCGACAGTAATAACTTAGACACCAGCTCGAGGTCCACGAACATTTTGAACAATTATTTCCAAATTAGCCACTTTCCGTTTTTTCTTCTCTAAGTTCTCTTCATTTATCTAAGTTGATGCCCCTGAAATCATAAATCGTAGTTCATGGTAATTTAATGAatgaaatcataaattataGTTCATATTAATTAACCGTTGATTGAATTAGGGATGCAATTAATGGCTCATGCTTCTATTATCTATAGTATTGGAACTGAAGGCTCTTAAGCTTCTGGGTTAAATCCTGAACTAATACTTCTGCTATAGaggtttcatttttttcactttgGGATCGACTATTATTTATAAGGtctcaaatattatgttatctATTTGATGTTCAAAGAATAAAACTTGAATAATTTGACTTAtttatcatcatcttcatcaaggAGCATCAACTTCGAACCCACGATCCTCGTCACACGCAAATCAATGTtaacaactaaataaaataacatgtgAACATATATGTTTAATGTTATGTTTCTTATGCAATCTGTTTATCCATGCCTACATAAAAAACTTTTGCATTATGCGAGAACTTAATTCAACATTAATGAAGTAGTCCCTAATCacttttagaaattttaaataattttaaataacctAACTGATATTTGGTCTCTTTTTTCAAACCATGTTATATTGGGATGACTTATGCTTTGAACATATTCGTTGTATGCTTAGTCTGCTTCTATTGGGAGCAAACAAAAAGATACAAGGAAAAGTTATACGATATCACTCTTCAGCTTTATAACGTTAATCATCTAGAAATATGATAAATCTTCATAGTCTTCACACTTGAATCGTGATATGAAGTCACTACTGAACACAACAATTTGACTCAATCAAATTGAAATTTGCACCAGAATTAAATTTGGCACCTGAGAAAGTCGACCAACACCCAAAGCTCCATGAAATAACGACTGCAACACCTCAACAACAACTTTTACTTCTTtctcaaaaacaacaaatgatgtctttattttttaataagactTTAAATagtgacaatatttttttccaaatgatgtctttatttcattatattgtaAGATGATGATGTTATGAATTGTATTCCAATACGAAAATATATCTTTCATACTACTTCTCAATATTTTCTTCATGCTCTAATGAGCAGACTcaactttaatataaatgacataaatacaaatatctaacaaaaacaactaaataaaataacatacaaaCATACCTGTTTGATGTTGTGTTTCTTAAATACATTAATCGGTTTATTTACGCTTTTACAAAGTATTTCCTATACGAAATGATCCAAGAGTCATCATGTTCAAAGAATAAAGGCCATGAATTACAAACATGATGAAGGCAATCAACATAATCACTAAATATTGACTCATGTTCACAATCCATGAGATTTTCTCATGCCTACAAGAAAACTTTCCATGCTTCAACAAAATTGACTAATATTTTGCATTCACATTTTCTGAATGCAGAAACGACATAGGAGATGATAAAATTCAGGAAATACAGTGTCAATGACATTTATCAAAGTTAGGTCTTTTTCACTAATAATAACTTATGCACCACCCTCACATGTCATATATAATCTTCTTAGCCTTTCCAAAGTCCAAGTGAAATTAGTTTGTCGTTCACtcaataataatacaaatacaaCTAAGAAAGTCAACCTTATTGATGTGATCCCAACTATCTCAAGTAATAACAACCAATATTTGTTGGTTTTGTAGGTGTTATTCatcaagaaaataatattaaatgcattCAATAATTTTAGTGCATCAGGATGTTTCTAAAAGAGGTCACTTATCACATAAATTTTGTCTACATCTACTTTAGTGAATGTATTTATCACAttctaacatcatcatcaactactataatttatttcttgaaGCTCTCAATGATCATTTGTAATTGTATCTAGCATTATATACTTGTTTGATTATTGTCACATTAcactcattattttctttaagagtcaaaaaaatatttgcaagCTTCACTTAACTCTTAGTCATATCAGCAAGTAACAATTGTTTAATGGATTTAAACCTCCTAATGAAAGGATGACCAATTAAAGTTTGTGACAAATCATGGTAATTATATCCATATATTACCTTCAATACACACTTTTCTCCATTAGAAATTGGTTTGCCTCTCAATTTAAAAGAACAATCGCATTTTCTTGTGTTGGATAAACTAGGTtgaatatcatatttatatttcttatactTCTCACCCTTTTCACATCCTAACAATATATATGTCTTTCTCTTAAGTTGATCATTAGCTTTATCAGAtcttataataacaataataaaaccaaGGTCAAAAGCAGTCTCTCAAGCCCACTGAATTAATTCATCTTGTATGAGAAAACTCTAATCAGTTATAAAGTTATTTGTGTGATATTCCtcacacattttatttataaaagaagaaaaatctaaCATGAAACTGGAATTTACTTGtgatttcataaaatttaaaggataatctttcattttatatacGAAGATTCTAATCACTTAAAACATGACATCAACATAAaatacctaatttttttttcaataaaaataagtggagatcaacaaatttattaaacaaaacaagcacaagaaatttaaaaaaacaaaacaaaaacattaaaaaaaggaaaaatattttttttaaaaaacaaaaaataaacacatatgaacaaaaataaagaagtttaaaacaaaaatgaataaaaataaatgaagaaacaCACGAAAATGtccttgaaaaaataaaaaagatgaagtTGAAGGAGAGAGAAAACATTATTGGAGTTGATTTGGGGGTGCTAggatcaataaatataatatacacaATAAATACATTTGATAAGTGGTAATTACTgtttatctaattaatttaatattttatatattcggAAGGACATATTTAACATCACAGTAAAATTTAACAGTGCAGGAAGAAATATTTAGGTACATGAAGAAAGCCCCTGCCTAAAGATACATATATTTGTAGTTGGGCTTAGATTTGAGGCGAGGTAACACCTAGCCCAAGACGTGTGGATTGAGCTGACTACTTAATAGGCCCATCTATTATTTGACATGGTCCTCTGGCATGAACTTTGTaagaacacaaaaaaacactgggaggaaaaacaactaaagtaaaagataagaaaataggTTTTGACATCAATGGCCCCACTGTAATTAGGAAAATTAAATTGTCCTAATGttcaaatttattatcaataacaaaatgaaagtgCACTTGCACAAAGACATCAAATTGAGTTTTGCTTCTTTCAACAAAcgtataataaaagaaaattaaacttctTATAACATGCTACCAAAACATACTTATCTAAGGTATGTTGAACATTgttaatttatcaataaagGGTAGAAGAGAtttcaagaatttaaaaaagaaaaaatgaaatattttgtcCAGGTTGGAAtcagtttatttaatattattatatttgcatattcacaagttttcatatatataagCCTTCACAACCACAATATTTACTTTgaataatcttatttattaaaatactttcttaaaatattatttcaataaaatgtacatcatcttaaaaataattattgtatttgattGATAATCTATCATTTCtatctttcaaaaacttttccaATAATGGgtaaatgaataaatatgtaaattttctGACATTTTGAATAGTTTTATCATTCAATTTGGTTAATTATGTACCAATAAGTAAGGTTTTGATCTCTTTGAGCAATCTCATTGCTCATAATCCACAAATCCTACGAATATTATATTGAACCATGTAATAGAAAAGTATAGGTAATAAATAGGGttgatttttatcttaattataaagaaaatataaaatcactTTGAggtatacaaatttaaaatttatgtaactTCTCTCCTAACCAAGCAACcataattcttgttttattatttgtgttttttttgaaaaattttgagataatcttatttttttttatttttttttgttaaaaatgctTCAGTTTTGGTATTTTGTTTGGGGTCACTCAATTATCAATGAAAGTGTTTTTATGTGGTTTTACTCTAATAATATCATTAATCGATGATCTAAGTTGGTCATAACTATCATCATACCATTTGTTCTCATTTGATAGGGTTGAAAGGGACAATGCAACCATCAAATTAGCATCATAACATTCTCGGACAGTCATCTAGTAAACATGTACTATGATTATGTCCCAAGATATTTAGTAAAATTTCATTACTAAATGAAGGGTGAAAACTATATCCTCGAAATCATGCAACACAAGCTTGTCAAAAAGGACTTAAATGAAGTGTTTCCATTGATGATAAGGTATCAACTTTTAATTGTTTAGTTCTTTAAATTTTCCTCCTTAAACATGGTGTACAAATATAAATACCCTTTTGTATCCACTTTTTCACTGAAAAACTCTACAATTTGATCATCATAAGAGTGTATAGAATCCTTTTagaattttcaactttttcaacATCTTCTAGTACAAAATCTCAATTGAACTTCCTTGATCTACAAGATTCTTCATGACCACAAAGTTTTCATTCTCTATAGTGATCACCATGGTATCATCTTATAAGGGGTTGATGATCCTAAAGTCTTCATCAATGAAGGTATGTTATTCTTTTTAGAGTTATTGTCATTGCGTAAACTGACTCTACCATTCGTAAATACTTTTTCAAACTGAGGAAAGGGAATTTCCACTTGTAAAACCTCGAAAATAGTATTGATCACACCTTAAAGTGGTGTAACACATGTTTGTGCTTCTTGAGGTGTTTAGTCTGTTGGTCATGTCACACCTCTTCTCAACTATCATGATTTTCCAAATTCTAGTTGTTTGATAATCCCTCCATGATGTCTTGATTATTTGTTTATGAATCTTTGTAGGAGTTTCACTTGAGTCAACACTAGGTTTTGTTTCTGAAGCTCATCAATTATTCTATTTGTACGAACTTGGCAGCTCATGTTTGCAATTCATCATGAGGTTGGCATCTTGTATTGGATGTCTGCAAAGGATTCCAATTTGAAAGTTTTGATAATGTGATATTATGTTATTTCGAGATTCAAGTTCCTTATACTCAACACTCCTTCTTTCAATATCTCCTAGAATGTCCTTAAAAGCTCACACTTCTCTTGTTAGATATTGATTAGGGCGATGGGCGTTAAATATTGTTGTCGACTTGTTGCAAACTACATACCAAAATTTCTCACAAGTATGTCAAACCAAATCAATGGAACAAATAAGAGTCGTGTAAGCTAGCTTAAAGTTTAATTCTATTAGGACGTGAGGAACACTTAAAAAACCATTACATTCTATTGTGGTGTAGAGATTGACTTGTGAGACATTGACATTTATGTGTTGTATGTACCCATCTAGGTCAATTGCCCGTCGTATTGATCTTTTGAGAGACCTTTCTAAGTGTAGAAAACACAATTTTCGTGATGTTATCAATAAAAGGATGACGATAAATCTTATCGATGGTTAGGAGGAATGAGTTAACACATTATAATGTCATACAATTCTAGGTTGACTTTACACTTTCATGATTTTAGTGATTTCAATCAGTAGTATTGGTATTAACTACAATTAACTTCAACTTGAAGTTTCTTTTCATGTCATCCCTTATTTGACATTGTTCATGGGACATATGGCATCTGACCTCTAGATTCttttttattgattcattttcttaaaacatgAATTCCTCCCACCTTTTCTATTTACCtcaattagtttttattttatttataactctACAAGTGGTATATGAGGTGAGGTGTCCTTGAATGTCTCATAATTGTTACTTTTCACTATTTGTCGTGTTTCTTGCTGGAATACCAGGGTGTTTTACAAGctaataatttgaatcataGTAGAagtcaaaatgtttttatactgAAGTCAAGAtggtttaactttttaattcatCTCATAATGTTTTTACTGAAATCAAAAtagtttaactttttaattcatCTCCTAATATCGTGAAATGTTATATAACTAATATTATTGTTCGAACGAAATGCTTGCAATATATACTTTGATTTTCAAGTCACTAGtgtaataaaatttttgaatacAATATTGTAcctataaaaatcaatttatatataaaattttgctGAACCTTTCATttgaataaacaaatattagcATAATAATCAAATggtaaataatttacatttaaagtGGTAATATATCAACTTATTTAGTCCGGTAGTGATTACTCAAAATcaatattattaaagataaaaaaaaaatcttcgtATTGTTCATTTTAATCAAGTATATACAATTAACGTTACTACGGATAAAGCaaccatttattttaatttaaagattagAAAACCGTTTTCAactttaaagaataaaagaaaaagtaatccaaattttacaaataaaagtttatttaagcAAAAGCAGAAATGATTTTCTTCTTGATGATGTAATCTGATACGATACTTCCCCAAGTCCAATTTTACTCCTTAATATTTCATCTTAATAATTGAATTGTACAGTGGCGATTCAAAACCTTATAATTTTCAACAACTCCCTTTATCTTTAATACTATTGCTCCTGCTTTTACACGTTTCAATGTTTGGTTTAGTTTGTCTTTAATGTTTGGTTTAATTTgacctaatttttaatttaattccagacaaaaataaacttataatcATCATGTAAATCTAAACAAAACCGTTTTGAATTAATCACATCAAAGTCGATTGGCCAAAAGTTCAAAGATAAATTGATTCAGTATTTCCTGGtgagaaaaattagaaaaagattaatcttAATATAACAATGAATATATTGAATCACTGTAATTAGAGCAGCAACAACTAACAAATAGTTAGATCTAGGACATAGCCCAACAGAGCCGAAATTACTATGACAAACAAAGCAAAAAGCCCATAAAGCAttgtaaaacattacaaaaaagaaaaagtaataatgcTACCTAGTcaggaaaaaaaacataaccaGAAACTCAGTGAAAGGTTCTGGCAAAAAACTTCTGACTAGTTAACATTTTCACAACAAAAATAtgcttaaaattatatattctgtAGCTGCTCTCAGATTTTAGGTGAAGTAGCATTCAACCCAAGCCATGGCAAGGACTCAGCTGATGGCCCGTTTGGTACTTGATATGGAGCTTTGGAAGCAATTCTGTAAACAACAGAAGGAAACATTATTGACTGAACAAAAGCAAAAGGGTTGCAAGTCCACTAATAATATCTATATCAtcaagacaaaagaaaaagaaaaaccagaTCCACAAAGGGTAAAtgtagatttttctttttcaaacaaggaaaaatgaaaagaattcaCATCTGGGCTAGCttgtgaataaatttatttgattttaagtttGCCCACAACTGCAGGATTGTGTGTTTGGTTCaacttatttaaaacaaaaatgaatgaTTTCTATCTCtatggtttttgaaaaaatggaAAGATTATTGTTTCCCTAAAATATTCCTATACCAAACATGCACAAGATGTTTAAAGATTTCTTTGTTTGGGTGAAAGTACATACCTATCCTTTCTCTTCAAAAGAAACCGGTGGAGTGAAGCTTTTCTAGCAATTGGTGGATCTGCTCAAAAAGGAAATTCCtgattagaaaacaaaataatccatataacaaaattgaataaaaatattcatctcAAAAGTATTAATGATCTTAAGAAATTACCACAAACAACAGGCCTGGATGATGGTTGAGAGTGTTCATGGATGGAGTTGGTAAGAGTCACAGAGGGAATAATTGGAGCGCTTGAATCAGCAGAAGTTCTGATCAAATTAGGAGGAAATGAAGGCTGGCTCTGTGTGTAAGTGAAAACAGAATTGTTCTGGCTCTGTGGCTTCCCTCTAGCATAGGACATGATCTCATTTGCTTTGTCAGCAGGAAAATCATCAAACACAACAACTTGTCCTCCATAAAAGATTGTCATCTGAGCAGTTTTAGCACCCTTGTTCACAGACTTAATTGCACTGCACAGAGTTAATACAAAAATTGTCACATACTAGTTTAAAGGAAATTTTTCTGGTGACGAAACAGCCAtaaaagaaattggagatttaAATAGCATATCTAAAGGGTGGAAGCAGTTATGAATTGGTATGCAGTCATTGCtcattaattttcttcaac
This DNA window, taken from Vigna radiata var. radiata cultivar VC1973A chromosome 5, Vradiata_ver6, whole genome shotgun sequence, encodes the following:
- the LOC106759829 gene encoding protein TIFY 10B, with translation MSSSSEYSEFSGQKPAKSPEKSSFSQTCSLLSQYIKEKGSFGDLTLGMTCNAEPCGSPETSCQSATTMNLFPTKENNVTPKNLTAMDLLSPQASYRPSEEIPTLVNSSAIKSVNKGAKTAQMTIFYGGQVVVFDDFPADKANEIMSYARGKPQSQNNSVFTYTQSQPSFPPNLIRTSADSSAPIIPSVTLTNSIHEHSQPSSRPVVCDPPIARKASLHRFLLKRKDRIASKAPYQVPNGPSAESLPWLGLNATSPKI